One window of Paenibacillus sp. JQZ6Y-1 genomic DNA carries:
- a CDS encoding ABC transporter substrate-binding protein, whose amino-acid sequence MKGMGWKKRASMMVTVMLCLALMLAGCGGSNESSSAAGSGSEGSSSEPVTVKLQLKWVPQAQFAGYYVALDKGYYKDEGLNVEILPGGPDIVPEQQVAGGSADIGVDWVASLLTSQEQEMPLVQIAQIFQKSGLVLISKKSANINSPADLKGKKVGNWMGGNEFELLALFDKYKLDPNKDLSFTKQGFTMDQFLNGELDAASAMTYNEYQVALESGVKAADMNVIDMNKEGVAMLEDNLFANSEWLQDNKETAAKFVRASLKGWQDAIKDPEGAVDIVMKQAESGSTTKDHQLKMMEEVAKLIVPEGFDASKMGYTDDAMFKQTADIALQFGVIKKAADTQTAYTNEIMDMATKSQ is encoded by the coding sequence ATGAAGGGCATGGGCTGGAAAAAGCGGGCAAGTATGATGGTCACGGTAATGTTGTGTCTGGCGTTGATGCTAGCCGGTTGTGGAGGCTCCAATGAAAGCTCAAGCGCTGCCGGATCAGGCAGTGAAGGCAGTTCGTCAGAGCCAGTCACAGTCAAGCTGCAATTGAAATGGGTGCCACAGGCACAATTTGCCGGATATTATGTGGCGCTGGATAAAGGCTATTACAAGGATGAAGGGCTGAATGTTGAGATACTGCCCGGCGGCCCGGATATTGTACCGGAGCAGCAAGTTGCTGGCGGGTCTGCCGATATTGGCGTGGACTGGGTGGCTAGTCTATTAACCAGTCAGGAGCAGGAAATGCCGCTTGTGCAGATCGCTCAGATTTTCCAAAAAAGCGGTCTGGTGCTGATCTCCAAAAAATCTGCCAATATCAACTCCCCTGCCGATCTGAAGGGCAAAAAAGTAGGCAACTGGATGGGTGGCAACGAGTTTGAATTGTTGGCGCTGTTCGACAAGTACAAGCTTGATCCGAATAAAGACCTGAGCTTTACCAAGCAGGGCTTTACGATGGACCAATTTCTAAATGGTGAGCTGGATGCCGCTTCCGCGATGACGTACAACGAGTATCAGGTGGCGCTGGAGTCCGGTGTGAAGGCAGCTGATATGAATGTGATTGATATGAACAAGGAAGGCGTCGCCATGCTGGAGGATAATCTATTTGCCAACAGTGAATGGCTACAGGACAACAAGGAGACCGCAGCCAAATTTGTACGTGCATCGCTGAAGGGCTGGCAGGATGCCATCAAAGACCCTGAAGGCGCAGTAGATATTGTGATGAAGCAAGCAGAATCCGGCAGTACAACGAAAGATCATCAGCTCAAAATGATGGAGGAAGTAGCGAAGCTGATCGTACCAGAAGGCTTTGACGCATCAAAAATGGGTTATACCGATGATGCGATGTTCAAGCAAACGGCCGATATTGCGCTCCAATTCGGTGTCATCAAAAAAGCAGCCGATACGCAAACTGCTTATACCAATGAAATCATGGATATGGCAACCAAATCCCAATAA
- a CDS encoding ABC transporter permease: MESRYTSDNRSTGLHTMPTHADNVNGASDRSDHAEPFDSSHDSDQHYHHSNQSDTQRTFSLRAMLVDSSKVWLPILAGIGFLVLWQLEVFHSLFDLKKYQLPLPSAIAESIQENWSMLLSYTGYTLTEAVLGMVCGSALGFVIALLATAWPRWGGASLIIVAALNAVPIVALAPVMNLWFGDGIGSRIAIVTVTTMAAMAINAYKGMSSVDPLALDLMYSYAASKPSVFRYLRIQNSLPFVFTALKINTTASMIGAIVGEFFFSSQGLGYLLSNSVKVAKMPLGWSCIVLAAVAGVLFYLIVERLEKVFIRWHSSQRTEA; encoded by the coding sequence ATGGAAAGCAGATATACTAGCGACAATCGCTCGACTGGTCTACATACCATGCCTACTCATGCTGACAATGTAAATGGCGCTTCTGATCGTTCTGATCATGCAGAGCCGTTTGATTCTTCTCACGATTCCGATCAACATTACCATCATTCAAATCAGTCAGATACGCAACGAACATTCTCTTTGCGCGCGATGCTAGTGGACAGTTCAAAGGTCTGGTTGCCGATCTTGGCGGGCATTGGATTTTTGGTACTGTGGCAGCTGGAAGTATTCCATTCCCTGTTTGATTTGAAAAAGTATCAGCTCCCTCTCCCCTCTGCTATTGCAGAATCCATTCAAGAGAATTGGAGCATGCTGTTATCTTATACCGGTTATACGCTGACCGAAGCGGTGCTGGGCATGGTGTGCGGTTCGGCGCTTGGCTTTGTCATTGCGCTGCTGGCAACAGCTTGGCCTCGCTGGGGTGGCGCCAGTCTGATTATAGTCGCTGCACTGAACGCAGTGCCGATTGTTGCGCTCGCTCCGGTAATGAATCTATGGTTTGGCGATGGTATTGGCTCGCGAATCGCTATAGTGACAGTGACTACGATGGCAGCCATGGCGATCAATGCTTACAAAGGCATGAGTTCGGTTGACCCGCTAGCGCTAGATCTAATGTATTCGTACGCGGCTAGCAAGCCATCCGTATTCCGATATTTGCGTATCCAGAACAGTCTGCCGTTTGTATTTACGGCGCTCAAGATCAATACGACCGCCAGTATGATCGGTGCGATTGTGGGCGAGTTTTTCTTTTCCTCGCAAGGGCTTGGATATTTGCTGTCCAATTCCGTCAAGGTGGCAAAGATGCCGCTTGGTTGGTCTTGTATCGTATTAGCAGCAGTGGCAGGGGTACTCTTTTATCTTATTGTGGAGCGCTTAGAGAAGGTATTCATTCGCTGGCATTCGTCCCAGCGTACCGAAGCATAA
- a CDS encoding ABC transporter permease, translating into MKMNLLLMRHRMLPVLVWIALILLLWEAGSWALLHLAQVPLAQSKLPYVHEILLTSIQYSGTLLREGSATFGNAGIGFVIGAAAGVVLAILMSLSRWVERLTFPYAIASQMIPILGLAPIIYGIVRDEYISRIIISGYITFFPVALNMLRGLRSVNPSSLELMYSYAARPWTVYWKLRLPAALPSLFSGLKIAAPLAVTGAILVELMGAQHGIGVIMLRNLYYGPSHVYMFWATVVVGALLGILSYWVIGLIERLVAPWQPEFRSAGGER; encoded by the coding sequence ATGAAAATGAATCTGCTGCTGATGCGGCATCGCATGTTGCCAGTGCTGGTCTGGATTGCACTGATTTTACTGCTGTGGGAAGCCGGATCATGGGCGCTACTGCATCTCGCACAGGTGCCGCTTGCACAGTCCAAGCTGCCGTATGTACATGAAATTCTGCTGACTAGTATTCAGTATAGCGGAACGCTACTACGAGAAGGCAGTGCAACATTCGGTAATGCGGGCATTGGCTTTGTGATCGGAGCGGCGGCGGGTGTGGTGTTGGCGATTCTGATGAGTTTGTCGCGTTGGGTGGAGCGCTTGACCTTTCCCTATGCGATTGCCTCACAGATGATTCCCATTCTGGGACTTGCTCCAATCATCTATGGCATCGTGCGGGATGAATACATATCGCGCATTATTATCTCCGGCTATATTACCTTTTTCCCAGTGGCATTGAATATGCTACGCGGATTACGCAGTGTGAATCCGTCTTCGCTGGAATTGATGTATTCGTATGCGGCTCGTCCGTGGACCGTATATTGGAAGCTACGGTTGCCTGCCGCGCTGCCAAGTCTGTTCAGCGGTCTAAAAATTGCTGCACCGCTCGCCGTAACGGGGGCAATTCTGGTGGAGTTAATGGGAGCGCAACATGGGATTGGCGTTATTATGCTACGCAATCTGTATTACGGCCCCTCTCATGTGTATATGTTCTGGGCAACAGTGGTTGTCGGCGCATTGCTCGGCATTCTCAGCTATTGGGTGATTGGCTTAATCGAACGACTGGTGGCGCCGTGGCAGCCGGAATTTCGTTCGGCAGGAGGTGAGCGGTAA
- a CDS encoding ABC transporter ATP-binding protein: MSSLSTNANTVTNVSLAPTDTPEISLKDVEMRYRTGQTDVLALHQVSLDIAKGEFVSLLGPSGCGKTTLLRLMADLLEPTSGEVTVAGNSAREARLARKYGIVFQSPVLYDWRKVKHNVALPLEMMNVPRKEREEKVMELLELVGLGKFADKYPWQLSGGMQQRAAIARALAMEPEILLMDEPFSALDEFSRERLNEELLAIWSKVQNTIVFVTHSIPESVFLSDRVFVLSPHPGRLSAVVDIPLPRPRTAEMRNSPEFFELIATIRNSFEGV; this comes from the coding sequence ATGTCCAGCTTGTCCACCAATGCTAACACAGTGACAAACGTATCGCTTGCACCAACCGATACACCGGAAATTTCTCTTAAAGATGTGGAGATGCGATATCGTACAGGTCAGACGGATGTACTGGCTTTGCATCAGGTCAGTCTGGATATTGCCAAAGGTGAATTTGTATCGTTGCTTGGTCCATCCGGTTGTGGGAAAACGACATTGCTGCGCCTGATGGCAGATCTGCTGGAACCAACATCCGGTGAGGTAACGGTTGCTGGTAACAGTGCGCGGGAAGCGCGATTGGCGCGGAAGTACGGCATTGTATTTCAAAGCCCGGTGCTGTATGACTGGCGTAAGGTCAAGCATAATGTGGCATTACCCTTGGAAATGATGAATGTGCCGCGCAAGGAACGCGAGGAAAAAGTAATGGAATTGCTGGAACTGGTCGGATTAGGCAAGTTTGCCGACAAGTATCCGTGGCAATTGAGCGGCGGGATGCAGCAGCGGGCAGCGATTGCACGAGCGCTGGCGATGGAGCCAGAGATTTTGCTGATGGATGAGCCATTCTCAGCGCTGGATGAATTTTCGCGGGAACGATTGAATGAGGAACTGCTGGCGATTTGGAGCAAGGTGCAGAATACGATTGTGTTTGTAACGCACAGTATACCGGAATCGGTCTTTTTATCGGATCGAGTATTCGTTCTATCTCCGCATCCGGGGCGTTTATCCGCAGTGGTCGATATTCCGCTGCCACGTCCGCGTACTGCGGAAATGCGCAATAGCCCAGAATTTTTTGAGTTGATTGCCACGATTCGCAACAGCTTTGAAGGGGTGTGA